A section of the Felis catus isolate Fca126 chromosome B2, F.catus_Fca126_mat1.0, whole genome shotgun sequence genome encodes:
- the ABCC10 gene encoding ATP-binding cassette sub-family C member 10 isoform X3 codes for MERLLAQLCETSVLQPLPVWEGDTTGHCFTQLVLSALPHALLAVLSACHWGTPRNPDYILHCSPGWRLRLAASFLLSVFPLLDLLPVALPPGAGPGPIGLEVLAGGVAAVAWTSHCLALWVLVHSPHGHSRGPSALALAAFLPAPALVLTLLWHCQRGTLLPPLLPGPLSRLCLLILQLAALLAYGLGWAVPGGPREPWAQEPLLSQEQEPEIAEDGESWLSRFSYAWLTPLLSRGARGELRQPQDTCRLPHRLHPTYLARVFQACWQEGAQLWRALYGAFGQRYLALGLLKLVGTMLGFSGPLLLSLLVGFLEEGQEPLSNGLLYALALAGGAVLGAVLQNQYGYEIRKVTLQARGAVLNILYRKALQLGPRRPPAGEALNLLGTDSERLLNFAGSFHEAWGLPLQLAITLYLLHHQVGVAFVGGLIVALLLVPVNKVIATRIMASNQEMLQHKDARVKLMTELLSGIRVIKFFRWEQALGARVEACRARELGRLRVIKYLDAACVYLWAALPVVISIVIFITYVLMGHQLTATKVFTALALVRMLILPLNSFPWVINGLLEAKVSLDRIQRFLDLPNQNPQAYYSSDPPTAPSTVLELHEALFSWDPVGTSQETFISHLEVKKGALVGIVGKVGCGKSSLLAAIAGELHRLHGRVAVWGLSKGFGLATQEPWIQFATIRDNILFGKTFDAQLYQKVLEACALSDDLSILPAGDQTEVGEKGVTLSGGQRARIALARAVYQEKDLYLLDDPLAAVDTDVANHLLHRCILGVLSHTTRLLCTHRIEYLERADVVLLMEAGHLVQAGPPSEILPLVQAVPKAWVEDGQESDSATAQSGQNLEKTKAGLEVERNICGRLLQEESKKEGAVAFHVYQAYWRAVGQGLALAILLSLLLMQATRNAADWWLSHWISQLKADKNSSQEAPAPSSPGSTGLLSAQLLLFSPGSLYTSVSPLPKAAPNGSSDIRFYLTVYATIAGVNSLCTLLRAVLFAAGTIRAAATLHHRLLRRVLMAPVTFFESTPAGRVLNRFSSDVACADDSLPFMLNILLANAVGLLGLLAVLGSGLPWLLLLLPPLSIIYYRVQRHYRASSRELRRLSSLTLSPLYTHLADTLAGLAVLRAAGATHRFEEENQRLLELNQRCQFAASAAMQWLDIRLQLMGATVVSAIAGIALVQHQQGLANPGLVGLSLSYALSLTGLLSGLVSSFTQTETMLVSVERLEEYSCDLPQEPQGQLPRLGIGWLTQGSVEFQDVVLVYRPGLPNALDGVTFRVQPGEKLGIVGRTGSGKSSLLLVLFRLLEPSSGRVLLDGVDTSQLELAELRSQLAVIPQEPFLFSGTVRENLDPQGLHEDRALWQALEQCHLSEVIMSIGGLDGELGEGGRSLSMGQRQLLCLARALLTDAKILCIDEATASVDQKTDQLLQQTICKRFADKTVLTIAHRLNTILNSDRVLVLQAGRVMELDSPAALRSQPHSLFQQLLQSSHQGSRSSP; via the exons ATGGAGCGGCTCCTGGCCCAGCTGTGCGAGACCAGCGTGTTGCAGCCACTCCCGGTGTGGGAGGGGGACACCACGGGCCATTGCTTCACCCAGCTGGTGCTCAGCGCCCTGCCCCACGCGCTCCTCGCCGTGCTGAGTGCCTGCCACTGGGGCACCCCGAG GAATCCAGATTACATCCTGCACTGCAGTCCTGGCTGGCGGCTCCGACTTGCAGCTTCCTTCCTGCTCTCCGTCTTTCCACTGCTAGACCTCCTTCCAGTTGCTTTGCCACCAGGGGCAGGCCCAGGGCCAATAGGGCTAGAAGTGCTGGCAGGGGGCGTGGCAGCTGTGGCCTGGACCAGCCACTGCCTGGCCTTGTGGGTGTTGGTTCATTCCCCTCATGGCCACTCCCGGGGACCCTCGGCCTTGGCTCTGGCTGCCTTCCTGCCAGCCCCAGCCCTAGTGCTCACCCTGTTATGGCATTGCCAACGAGGCACACTTCTGCCCCCACTTCTCCCAGGACCTCTATCCCGCCTATGCCTTCTCATCCTGCAGCTGGCTGCACTCTTGGCCTATGGACTGGGCTGGGCAGTCCCCGGGGGGCCACGGGAGCCCTgggcccaggagcccctcctgtCCCAGGAACAGGAACCTGAGATAGCTGAAGATGGGGAGAGTTGGCTGTCACGCTTTTCCTATGCCTGGCTGACACCCTTGCTGTCCCGAGGGGCCCGTGGAGAGCTACGGCAGCCCCAGGACACTTGCCGCCTTCCACACAGGCTGCACCCCACCTACCTGGCTCGAGTCTTCCAAGCATGCTGGCAGGAAGGGGCCCAGCTGTGGAGGGCCCTGTATGGGGCCTTTGGGCAGCGCTACCTGGCACTTGGACTGCTAAAACTGGTGGGGACCATGCTGGGATTCTCGGGGCCCTTGCTGCTTTCCCTACTGGTGGGCTTCctagaggaggggcaggagccaCTAAGCAATGGCTTGCTCTATGCCCTGGCGCTAGCTGGTGGGGCTGTCCTGGGTGCTGTGCTGCAGAATCAGTATGGGTACGAGATACGGAAGGTGACACTTCAGGCACGGGGGGCTGTGCTGAATATTCTGTACCGAAAGGCTTTACAGCTGGGGCCCAGACGCCCTCCTGCTGGGGAGGCCCTGAACCTGCTAGGTACCGACTCTGAGCGGCTACTCAACTTTGCTGGGAGCTTCCATGAGGCCTGGGGCCTGCCCCTGCAGCTGGCCATCACCCTCTACCTGCTGCACCACCAGGTGGGCGTGGCCTTCGTGGGTGGTCTGATCGTGGCACTGCTACTGGTCCCTGTCAACAAAGTGATTGCCACCCGCATCATGGCCAGCAACCAGGAGATGCTACAGCACAAGGATGCACGGGTTAAG CTCATGACAGAGCTGCTGAGTGGCATTCGAGTCATCAAGTTCTTCAGGTGGGAGCAGGCCCTAGGGGCCCGAGTAGAGGCCTGTCGAGCTAGAGAACTGGGGCGACTCAGGGTCATCAAATACCTGGATGCAGCCTGTGTGTACCTGTGGGCTGCCCTGCCGGTTGTCATCTCCATCGTCATCTTCATCACCTATGTTCTCATGGGGCACCAGCTCACTGCCACCAAG GTGTTCACGGCATTGGCACTGGTGCGCATGCTCATTCTTCCCCTCAACAGCTTCCCTTGGGTGATTAATGGCCTCCTGGAGGCCAAAGTGTCCTTGGACCGGATTCAGCGTTTCCTTGACCTTCCCAACCAGAACCCCCAAGCCTACTATAGCTCAG ATCCCCCCACAGCGCCATCTACGGTGTTGGAGCTGCATGAAGCCCTGTTCTCCTGGGACCCAGTTGGAACGAGCCAGGAGACCTTCATCAGTCACCTCGAAGTGAAGAAG GGTGCCTTGGTGGGCATCGTGGGGAAGGTGGGCTGTGGGAAGAGCTCGTTGCTGGCCGCCATTGCTGGGGAGCTCCACAG GCTGCATGGACGGGTGGCAGTGTGGGGGCTGTCCAAAGGCTTTGGCCTGGCGACCCAGGAACCGTGGATCCAGTTTGCCACCATCCGGGACAACATTCTCTTTGGGAAGACATTTGATGCCCAGCTGTACCAGAAAGTGCTAGAGGCCTGCGCCCTCAGTGATGACCTCAGT ATCCTGCCTGCTGGGGACcagacagaggtgggggagaagggtgtGACCCTCAGCGGGGGACAGCGGGCCCGGATTGCCCTTGCTCGTGCTGTCTACCAG GAAAAGGACCTCTATCTCCTCGATGACCCTCTGGCTGCTGTGGATACAGATGTGGCCAACCACCTGCTGCATCGGTGCATCCTGGGAGTGCTGAGCCACACCACGAGGCTGCTGTGCACCCACCGCATCGAGTACCTGGAGAGGGCGGACGTGGTGCTGCTGATGGAGGCCGGGCACCTTGTACAAGCCG GGCCTCCCTCTGAGATCTTGCCATTGGTGCAGGCTGTCCCCAAAGCCTGGGTTGAGGATGGACAAGAGTCTGACTCAG CCACAGCACAGTCTGGTCAGAACCTGGAGAAAACAAAGGCGGGGCTGGAAGTGGAGAGGAACATATGTGGCCGCCTGCTgcaggaagaaagcaagaaggaGGGTGCTGTGGCCTTCCACGTGTATCAAGCATACTGGAGGGCCGTGGGCCAGGGCCTGGCCCTAGCTATCCTCCTCTCGTTGCTGCTCATGCAAG CCACAAGGAATGCTGCTGACTGGTGGCTCTCCCACTGGATCTCTCAGCTGAAGGCAGACAAGAATAGCTCCCAGGAGGCACCAGCCCCCAGCAGCCCGGGATCCACGGGGCTTCTCTCTGCCCAGCTGCTCCTCTTCTCCCCAGGAAGCCTCTA CACCTCAGTGTCCCCACTGCCGAAAGCTGCCCCCAATGGCTCTTCAGACATCCGTTTCTACCTCACCGTATATGCGACCATTGCCGGCGTCAACTCCCTCTGCACCCTTCTCCGGGCAGTGCTCTTTGCAGCGGGCACCATCCGAGCGGCCGCCACCCTGCATCACCGCCTGCTTCGTCGAGTCCTTATG GCGCCAGTGACTTTCTTCGAGTCCACACCCGCGGGCCGGGTCCTAAATCGCTTCTCCTCCGACGTGGCCTGTGCAGATGACAGCCTTCCCTTCATGCTCAACATCCTGCTGGCCAACGCAGTAGGCCTGCTGGGCCTCCTGGCTGTGCTGGGCTCCGGCCTGCCCTggctgctactgctgctgccACCTTTGAGCATCATCTACTACCGCGTGCAGCGCCACTACAGGGCCTCGTCCCGGGAGCTGCGGCGCCTGAGCAGCCTCACACTGTCTCCCCTCTACACCCACCTGGCCGACACCTTGGCTGGCCTCGCAGTGCTCCGGGCCGCCGGGGCCACTCACAG GTTTGAAGAGGAGAACCAGAGACTCCTGGAGCTAAACCAGAGGTGCCAGTTTGCTGCCAGTGCCGCAATGCAGTGGCTGGACATTCGGCTGCAGCTCATGGGGGCCACAGTGGTCAGTGCCATCGCGGGCATCGCCCTGGTGCAGCACCAGCAGGGCCTCGCCAACCCAG GACTGGTGGGCCTGTCACTATCTTACGCACTTTCCCTGACGGGCCTGCTCTCCGGCCTGGTGAGCAGCTTCACGCAGACAGAAACCATGCTGGTGAGCGTCGAGCGACTGGAGGAGTACTCCTGTGACCTACCCCAAGAGCCCCAGGGCCAGCTGCCACGG CTGGGCATTGGCTGGCTGACCCAGGGGAGCGTGGAGTTCCAGGATGTGGTGTTGGTGTACCGGCCAGGGCTGCCGAATGCCTTGGATGGGGTGACCTTCCGCGTGCAGCCTGGAGAGAAGCTGGGCATCGTGGGCCGCACGGGCTCTGGCAAGTCTTCCCTGTTGTTGGTGCTCTTCCGGCTGCTGGAACCTAGTTCGGGGCGAGTGCTGCTGGACGGTGTGGACACCAGCCAGCTGGAGCTGGCCGAGCTCAg ATCCCAGCTGGCTGTCATCCCCCAGGAACCCTTTTTGTTCAGTGGGACTGTTCGGGAAAACCTGGACCCCCAGGGCCTGCATGAGGATAGGGCCCTGTGGCAGGCCCTGGAGCAGTGCCACCTGAGTGAGGTGATCATGTCCATTG GTGGTTTGGATGGTGAGCTGGGTGAGGGAGGCCGGAGCTTATCCATGGGGCAGAGGCAGTTGCTGTGTCTGGCCAGGGCTCTCCTCACGGATGCCAAG ATCCTGTGTATTGATGAGGCCACGGCAAGTGTGGACCAGAAGACAGACCAGCTGCTCCAGCAGACCATCTGCAAACGCTTTGCCGACAAGACAGTGCTGACCATTGCCCACAG GCTCAACACGATCCTGAACTCTGACCGGGTGCTGGTGCTACAAGCGGGGAGGGTCATGGAGCTGGACTCCCCTGCCGCCCTGCGCAGCCAGCCCCACTCACTGTTCCAGCAGCTGCTACAGAGCAGCCACCAGGGATCCCGCTCCTCTCCCTGA